In Halarcobacter bivalviorum, a genomic segment contains:
- a CDS encoding serine hydroxymethyltransferase, with protein MSYVTEARLEQADKEIYDIIEAELERQTTHLEMIASENFTSAAVMEAMGSVFTNKYAEGYPYKRYYGGCEFADKAEQLAIDRACEIFGCSYANVQPHSGSQANGAVYAALLQAGDKILGMDLSHGGHLTHGSKPSFSGKNYQAFYYGVELDGRINYDRVLDIAKIVQPKIIVCGASAYAREIDFKRFKEIADEVGAILFADIAHIAGLVAAGEHQSPFPYADVVTTTTHKTLRGPRGGMIMTNDEEIAKKINSAIFPGLQGGPLVHVIAAKAVAFKEILDPSWKEYAKQVKANAKKLGEVLVSRGYDIVSGGTDNHLVLVSFLNKDFSGKDADAALQNAGITVNKNTVPGETRSPFVTSGVRIGSPALTARGMKEKEFEFIANKIADILDDINNTDLQEQIKLELKDLANNFVIYNNPTY; from the coding sequence ATGAGCTACGTAACAGAGGCAAGATTAGAGCAAGCAGATAAAGAGATCTATGATATCATAGAAGCAGAGTTAGAGAGACAAACAACACACTTAGAGATGATAGCAAGTGAGAACTTCACAAGTGCAGCAGTAATGGAAGCAATGGGTTCTGTATTTACAAACAAATATGCAGAAGGTTATCCATATAAAAGATATTATGGTGGATGTGAGTTTGCTGACAAAGCAGAGCAATTAGCTATAGATAGAGCTTGTGAAATTTTTGGATGTTCTTATGCAAATGTTCAACCACATTCAGGAAGCCAAGCTAATGGTGCAGTATATGCAGCATTATTACAAGCAGGAGATAAAATTTTAGGTATGGATTTATCTCATGGTGGACACTTAACTCATGGTTCAAAACCATCATTTTCAGGGAAAAACTATCAAGCCTTCTATTATGGAGTAGAACTAGATGGTAGAATTAACTATGATAGAGTATTAGATATTGCAAAAATCGTACAACCAAAAATCATAGTATGTGGTGCTTCAGCATATGCAAGAGAGATTGATTTTAAAAGATTTAAAGAGATAGCTGATGAAGTAGGAGCTATTTTATTTGCAGATATTGCACACATTGCAGGATTAGTAGCAGCAGGAGAGCACCAATCTCCATTTCCATATGCAGATGTTGTAACAACTACAACTCATAAGACTTTAAGAGGTCCAAGAGGTGGTATGATTATGACAAATGATGAAGAGATTGCAAAGAAAATCAATTCAGCTATTTTCCCAGGATTACAAGGTGGGCCATTAGTACATGTAATAGCAGCAAAAGCAGTAGCCTTTAAAGAGATTTTAGATCCATCATGGAAAGAGTATGCAAAACAAGTAAAAGCAAATGCAAAAAAACTAGGAGAGGTATTAGTTTCAAGAGGATATGATATTGTATCAGGTGGAACAGATAATCACTTAGTATTAGTAAGCTTTTTAAATAAAGATTTTTCAGGGAAAGATGCAGATGCAGCATTACAAAATGCAGGGATAACAGTAAATAAGAATACAGTACCAGGTGAGACAAGAAGTCCATTTGTTACAAGTGGTGTAAGAATTGGTTCTCCTGCATTAACTGCACGTGGAATGAAAGAGAAAGAGTTCGAATTCATTGCAAATAAGATTGCTGATATTTTAGATGATATTAATAATACTGATTTACAAGAGCAAATCAAGTTAGAGCTTAAAGATTTAGCTAATAACTTTGTTATCTATAATAACCCTACTTACTAA
- a CDS encoding valine--tRNA ligase, which translates to MSGKYEPTKVEDNFYKIWEDRGYFEIDGNKEIQEFDENGKPKTFSIMMPPPNVTGSLHIGHALTFTLQDIITRFKRMDGYKTLWQPGTDHAGIATQNVVEKQLLAEGTTKEEIGREKFLERAWLQKETSGGNIVHQMRKLGVTPAWKRERFTMDEGLQEAVKEAFVSLYNEGYITQNNYMVNWCTHDGALSDIEVEHEEINGKFYHMIYKFADGSGEVQVATTRPETYFGDTAIMVHPEDERYKDIVGKEVLLPLTDRKIKVITDSHVDMEFGTGVVKVTPAHDQNDYEVGKRHDLEFIKVFDEKGILNEYCGEFAGLERLEAREPIVKKLQEEGYIVKIDEHNHQVGHCYRCKNIVEPFISQQWFLSEKVAQSSIEKTKAHNNFHPAHWINSYTAWMDELRPWCISRQLWWGHRIPVFTCDSCNHQWADKNDEPEACPKCGNKHYTQDPDVLDTWFSSALWAMSPLGWGNNGKLPELYNEKEDMKDFYPNSLLITGFDIMFFWVARMMMMGDHFQGKLPFKDIYMHALVRDEHGAKMSKSKGNVIDPLDMVEEHSADIIRFTLAFLAVQGRDIKLGAKNLEQFRNFTNKLYNAANFLTLNVDTFADLKDIEINTALGKYMQSRLSKAVEDVREALETFKFNEAASILYKFVWTEFCDWGIEYSKASKESISELGAIFKETLKLVSPFMPFISDFLYHRLSGTSLDDGAKSLMVTNFPKDIKQDKETEAMFAIIEEAITALRRAKVIIDMGNSKIAKAYIKLDSKIDTQLAKPFIEKLAKVEEIEFVSAKVENSITDVSDNLEVYLPTSEIDMSPIIDKLTKQKEKVEKEVAKLNGMLSNERFVANAPEAVVAENKQALEDAKTKLEKIENELKAIS; encoded by the coding sequence ATGAGCGGAAAATACGAACCAACAAAAGTAGAAGATAACTTTTATAAAATCTGGGAAGATAGAGGTTATTTTGAAATTGATGGAAACAAAGAGATTCAAGAATTTGATGAAAATGGAAAGCCAAAAACTTTCTCTATCATGATGCCTCCTCCAAATGTAACAGGAAGCTTACATATTGGACATGCTCTTACATTTACTTTACAAGATATTATTACTAGATTTAAAAGAATGGATGGCTATAAAACTCTATGGCAACCTGGAACTGATCATGCTGGTATTGCTACTCAAAATGTTGTTGAAAAACAATTATTAGCTGAAGGTACAACAAAAGAAGAGATAGGTAGAGAAAAATTTTTAGAGAGAGCTTGGCTACAAAAAGAGACTTCTGGTGGAAATATAGTTCACCAAATGAGAAAACTTGGTGTTACTCCTGCTTGGAAAAGAGAAAGATTTACTATGGATGAAGGTTTACAAGAAGCTGTAAAAGAGGCTTTTGTATCTTTATACAATGAAGGTTATATTACTCAAAATAACTATATGGTAAATTGGTGTACACACGATGGAGCACTTTCTGATATTGAAGTTGAGCATGAAGAGATAAATGGTAAATTTTATCATATGATTTATAAATTTGCTGATGGAAGTGGAGAAGTACAAGTAGCAACAACAAGACCTGAAACATATTTTGGGGATACTGCTATTATGGTACATCCAGAAGATGAAAGATATAAAGATATTGTAGGAAAAGAAGTATTACTTCCACTAACAGATAGAAAAATAAAAGTTATTACAGACTCTCATGTTGATATGGAGTTTGGAACAGGTGTTGTTAAAGTAACTCCTGCACATGACCAAAATGACTATGAAGTTGGAAAAAGACACGATTTAGAATTTATTAAAGTATTTGATGAAAAAGGTATTTTAAATGAATACTGTGGAGAGTTTGCAGGTTTAGAGAGACTAGAAGCAAGAGAACCTATCGTTAAAAAACTTCAAGAAGAAGGTTATATTGTAAAAATTGATGAACATAATCATCAAGTGGGACACTGTTATAGATGTAAAAATATTGTTGAACCTTTTATTTCTCAACAGTGGTTCTTATCTGAAAAAGTAGCACAAAGTTCAATTGAAAAAACAAAAGCACATAATAATTTCCACCCAGCACATTGGATTAATTCATATACTGCATGGATGGATGAATTAAGACCTTGGTGCATCTCAAGACAATTATGGTGGGGACATAGAATTCCTGTATTTACTTGTGATTCTTGTAATCATCAATGGGCAGATAAAAATGATGAGCCAGAAGCTTGCCCTAAATGTGGGAATAAACACTATACACAAGACCCTGATGTATTAGATACTTGGTTCTCTTCTGCTTTATGGGCTATGTCTCCATTAGGATGGGGAAATAATGGAAAACTTCCAGAACTTTATAATGAAAAAGAGGATATGAAAGATTTCTATCCAAACTCTTTATTAATTACTGGATTTGATATTATGTTCTTCTGGGTTGCGAGAATGATGATGATGGGGGATCATTTCCAAGGTAAATTACCTTTTAAAGATATTTATATGCACGCACTTGTAAGAGATGAGCATGGAGCTAAAATGTCTAAATCAAAAGGAAATGTAATTGACCCACTTGATATGGTTGAAGAACATTCAGCTGATATTATTAGATTTACGCTTGCATTCTTAGCAGTTCAAGGTAGAGATATTAAACTAGGTGCTAAAAACTTAGAGCAGTTTAGAAACTTTACAAATAAACTTTATAACGCAGCTAATTTCTTAACATTAAATGTTGATACTTTTGCAGATTTAAAAGATATTGAAATCAATACAGCACTTGGAAAGTATATGCAATCAAGACTTTCAAAAGCAGTAGAAGATGTAAGAGAGGCTTTAGAGACATTTAAATTCAATGAAGCAGCATCAATTTTATATAAATTTGTATGGACAGAGTTTTGTGACTGGGGAATTGAGTATTCAAAAGCTTCAAAAGAGTCTATCTCTGAATTAGGAGCTATTTTCAAAGAGACATTAAAACTTGTTTCTCCATTTATGCCATTTATTTCTGATTTCTTATATCATAGATTATCGGGAACTTCTTTAGATGATGGAGCAAAATCTTTAATGGTAACAAACTTCCCTAAAGATATAAAACAAGATAAAGAGACTGAAGCTATGTTTGCTATTATTGAAGAAGCAATTACAGCATTAAGAAGAGCAAAAGTTATTATTGATATGGGTAACTCAAAAATTGCTAAAGCATATATCAAATTAGACTCTAAAATTGATACACAATTAGCAAAACCATTTATTGAAAAGTTAGCAAAAGTTGAAGAAATTGAGTTTGTAAGTGCTAAAGTTGAGAACTCTATTACTGATGTATCAGATAACTTAGAGGTTTATTTACCAACTTCAGAGATTGATATGAGTCCAATCATTGATAAACTAACAAAACAAAAAGAGAAAGTAGAAAAAGAAGTTGCAAAACTAAATGGAATGCTTTCAAATGAGAGATTTGTAGCAAATGCACCAGAGGCAGTTGTTGCAGAAAATAAACAAGCATTAGAAGATGCAAAAACAAAACTAGAAAAAATTGAAAATGAGTTAAAAGCTATTTCTTAA